Genomic segment of Malus domestica chromosome 15, GDT2T_hap1:
CAAATTAAAACCCACTATAActctaaggggtggtttgggagtcaggtgcttaaaaaaaaaacaccaatgaaaaaaagctgtgagggttttaggtgtttggtaaactgaaaaaataatggcttattttggaaactgctgtgagaataagctgaaatcaaaggaaaaagctgaagctgctatttgtagctttggaaaactggttttttttcaaagcacacggagctacagtgctcctttaatgaaaagacccactatcaaactgctttttttttcaaaagcacttttacaaaaaagtttaccaaacactctgctaatttttttcacagccgcttattctcacacagcaataccaaaccagccctaaatctCTTGAAGGAATTAATTCAAATTGCAACTAAGTACTGAAAAGGAGTAGAgggaggatgaggatggaatCAGTTGTCCTAATAAGTTCAATCAATAAGAAGAGAAAGCAACTCACTTCCAATAAATCAGCAAGAAGACGGCTGGATCCATGTACTCCAGAGTTTCCATGGGAAAAAAGGGTCTGCACAAGATATCAGGAGTGCTTATAAATCCTTCCAGTAAAAACCAATTAAAGTGTATTAAAGAGATACATAACTAGTATAGAGTTAACCATTATTTGATAGGCAGAAAAGTTTGATCAACACTATTAATGGACAGATGAGTTCCATTATTTATTTCACGAAGCTTCCTGAACGCTGAGGTGTAGCAACGCTTACGACTATAAAACCGACTTTACTAAACAGGGTGAATGGAATAAAAGGTTGAATCAGTCACTTTTGACTTTAAAAGATTTGACGATATACCTCCAAGGCTGAGCTGCTACGTTGGTACATTGTTTGGACAATGCTAAGGAAATGTGATGCAACTGCAGTCAAATTGTCATGGATCCTAGTATGAGCTTTCACTGCATTGCCAACCTGAAAAACATAATAACAAAAATGACTGACTGACCGAGTGAGAGAGAGTGCACTGGCCACTATTTATAAAATCCCTACCAGCACTCTGGTCAAATCTTCATTTTCATGGCCATATATAGCACATATGTCTAACAACGTAGGCAAGCCCAGCAACTTCTTCTCCTGCAAAAGAACTAGATGTGGAATTAGCGAACAACGGTTATTACGATATAAtattaaacaaaccaaaaccatcctaATCATATTTTCTCCAATGAGATAAATTCAACTCGAATGCAAATATAGGACATGGATGCAGACTTCTACGGTAGACCTAAAAGCACCCAACAAACTCTAATATGGACGCAAAAGCCATCTCATGTATGTATATGGTACGGTATTTCTAACGAATTACATCAGTTACCATACTGCACAAATTTGGGAGAAAAATATGGAAGCAAATGATGTTATGGACGAAACCGACAGAAAGTAATGCATAGTAAGATCCAAAATCTTTAAGGGTTACATTAATCCTGTTCTAACAAAGTGGATTATCCCGCCCGCCAAACTTTATGAATAACAATTTAAAGAGAATACATAATGACAGAACACACCTTCATGATCTTTTGGACTGAGAATATCAGCAAGACGAGCGCCAGGATCCCTATTAGAAGATCTGCATTACAATGACTCAGAGTGAATAGGAAAAGCGATAATAACAATGCAACAACAGAATATGATGCTGCACAGCTGCAACCTTAGACTTACAACTTCAGACTTACATTCGATATAACACCATAAAAACACGCCGGCTCAATTCGAACTCCCCAACAATGACCCCCGCCACCAATTCCTTGGCGCCGCGATGAGCGAAATCATACCACCTGCTCCTAAACTGTAGGAAGCTATCCAGAAATTCATGCAACGATGCATCACTAGCCACTGACAACAAATGTGCACCATCAACAAAAAACAGTGAGATGTTAACAATAAATTGAATATTCAATGTGAAGTTTCCAGCTTTTGCCAGTCGAGATGTAAATGTCGTAGCAGTAATTTTACCTTGTCGCCAAAACTCCTTTGGGTTTAACTTCAGCAAGCGAGAGAGCTCTCTGTTAAGAAGATCCACCACTCTTTGCGACTCCAGGGCGTCCAATCCACCTTCGTTGGCGCCCAGCCCAGCCGCCACCGCCTCGTCCTGAGGTAAGTAACTTACGAAATTGCCACCCTGAGCTCTGCTCGGCACCCACTCTCCTTTCTCCCCCATCCGAACCCTGCTCCCCGACGGCGGTGCCGAAGCAGCGGGGGAAGTTTCGGGATTGGATTGCTGCTTGGAGAGCGATTGCCGGAGTGAGGTGGAGAGCGTGGGGTTGGGATTGGGCTCTCGAGGGATTGGATTGTTGTGGTCTGGATTCTTGGGGACGAAGACCTTTTGGGGTTTTGGGAAACCCTTGCTTCCGGCTGGCCGGGGGTGAGAGTTTCGGTTCGACATGTTCTCTCTCGTGTTCTCTCTCATGTTCTCTCCGGCGAGAAAAGCCTACACTGGCTGGTGGGCTATtgattctttattttatttttctatttttgtgttttttaattatatatatattattaagatTTAACTATAATACTTATTTCAGTTACAATTACATGTATCTAACACAATTATTATCTAGACCGTCAAACAATAATTGCATTAGATATATATCTGTTTGTAAATATAAAAAACTATAAtatagaagagcaagaagtttaTGAGAAATGTATGAGAGATAAAATatggattttttattattatttagacACATTGGGTGAGGTAAGAAAAAACAACAAcatatttttgtttgatttactTTAATGCCTATGAATTTATTttcctatatttttttaattatgcatGAAAGAGTatgatattatttttcttagttttttgTTGACCAAGAATGTCTATTAATAAGTAAATCATATAGATGTTcacaattattttgataatgattgtattaaatacatgcAAGTAATGAAACCAGTTCCACCTTTTTAAATAGGGACATTTTGATATAGATGcctcaaatttgaatttttttaatcaaatatctataacttttaaacttttgatcaaacattcttctactaatttttaattaaaattatgatttttattgtatttaatTAACCAACTAGTTCAGAAAATAATATAACAAATATTCTAAAATCACCACAAActtcctatcttatcttattatAATTCGTTCAAAATGAATTTTTCTTATTCAActaatttgttgttttaaattctaaaaacacataaacatcCTATTAACATACAATTATGAAATATAACATGcacatatattaaatataacgtaccaaacatatatattaaatataacgtaCCAATCATTTGGTACATTATTGGTacgttatataaatttaatctgGGTACGTATAAGTATTTTGGTACGTTATAAATATTGCTTTTGGTACGTTATGCAATTCTTTATTTAGTACGTACCAAGTTATTAGTACGTTGTATTATCCCTATTTTGGTACGTACAAAACTTATGGTACGTTATGTGTAAGTTGTGTAACCCAAAAAAATATAACTTTTCACATTAAAACATTGcactaaaaaatattttgtcaactcttattaattaattattggaaTAAGGActcattttatataaaaataaaaatgtgaaaACTCTTAGTTCACGTTTCTACTATAAGTAGttgttaaaaaattcaaatttattttcagttGCATGAAATTAGGCAGTCTAGTCTACATctcaattttaattataaatgaactcttgtttttttataatctatataaaatgttgagttggaaattggaaaaactaTATTTCATCCAATTAATCTTGAACCCCAGTAGATATAATTGAATCCTTAAATTGAGGAAAGGATGAGATTCCATAAAAATAGCAATAAATTAATGAATATTATTGAgtgcatttttttttacatagaaATGGATTTAAAAGAATTTATAAAATACTTAAATTAAGAATGTACCTCGAATATAAAgtttaattaaaagtaaaagcacttttgtgaacacggaaaattcctgaaacgaaagagacaagaaacgacgtgcacaaacaaatatttgtatttgatgattttgggttacaatctctctctattttgatcatctgattcgatctccgtaaggtgttgatttgtggatgtttcgttgatccaagggccgtcggggcttgatattggatgaactgttggaagtttcttcaaagggccgtggacttgatctttgaaggtggatttgagcggatcttcaaggagccgttggggcttgatcttgaggatgaatgtttcttcaagggccgtttgaggcttgatcttgaataacagtGATgagtggatcttcaagggcttttgggcttgatcttgaagaacggttggatgtgtgtggattcgccgacgttgttgatccaaagggccgttgggcttgatcttggatgaacggatgatgaacgatggtgctttcttcaagggtcgtcggggcttgatcttgaatgaacggatgatgaacgatggtgctttcttcaagggccgtcggggcttgatctttaattggtggatgattgttgatccaaatggccgttggggcttgatcttggaagaacgatgaacgaagaacgaagaaggctttcttgattcttcgggaacctggatgcttgagagctttggagtttcagagcttcagagcttcaaggtgtaatatgaattggttgtgaacacggaaaattcctgaaacgaaagagacaagaaacgacgtgcacaaacaaatatttgtatttgatgattttgggttacaatctctctctattttgatcctctgattcgatctccgtaaggtgttgatttgtggatgtttcgttgatccaagggccgtcggggcttgatattggatgaactgttggaagtttcttcaaagggccgtggacttgatctttgaaggtggatttgagcggatcttcaaggagccgttggggcttgatcttgaggatgaatgtttcttcaagggccgtttgaggcttgatcttgaataacagtGATgagtggatcttcaagggcttttgggcttgatcttgaagaaacagtgatgaacagatcttcaagggcttttgggcttgatcttgaagaacggttggatgtgtgtggattcgccgacgttgttgatccaaagggccgttgggcttgatcttggatgaacggatgatgaacgatggtgctttcttcaagggtcgtcggggcttgatcttgaatgaacggatgatgaacgatggtgctttcttcaagggccgtcggggcttgatctttaattggtggatgattgttgatccaaatggccgttggggcttgatcttggaagaacgatgaacgaagaacgaagaaggctttcttgattcttcaggaacctggatgcttgagagctttggagtttcagagcttcagagcttcaaggtgtaatatgaattggttcccctcaaatgaatgaaatgggcttgtatttatagaattttccaaggcctaattttgaatataatatcccagatgaaataagtcgtttctgccaggtgttgacacgtgtcctatttgatgacttttccaactcatttcaattttcgttgagtcacacgctacgtgtaaaatttatgtaatacatgagcgttgacactttgatttatcggtcaacatttatttaccgaaatttcgatgtctacaactttaatcaaaagttgaaaagtaacaaatgtttaatttagaaaAATCTAAAATGAGGCATCTAATTCTAATTAACTGTTTTAAATATCTTATTTATATCTTTTATAAGACTGATAGGTTTGCTTAGCGTTGGTTGGGTATGGGATACCGAACTGAAAATGGCATACTAAATCCCGAACCGAAAATTTTCAGGACAAGAATCCAACGACTGATCCCGAACTAAAACTTTGGGATTCTCGAAATATTTTCGGTATTTCGGGATTTCCTAAAACCGAACCTGCATCAAAATCCAAATCATCCAGATTGAAATTGAAATCATCCAAACCTACATTAAAAACCCAAATTGAAATAAGAGAGAGTGACAATGAATCAATGGTCGAGAAAGAGAAACAGAGTGAAGAGATGGTCAGACGGACCTGCGTCCTCATCCTGACCAGAGCCCCCAATTCAAAACCCTAAGCCCCAATTTGAAACCCTAACCTTAATTTGAAACctcacacacacagagactGGAGATAATCAGTGGTGGGGGATGAAGTCATGAGGTGTGGTGGTGGCCGGAGTGAATAGAGTTCGTTGGAGTTAGATTGTGAAAGGGTAGGTGGCTGCTGAGCTTTGAATTCGAGAATGAGAGACATAAAGACAAAGAGAGTCTGAGACTGAGTGAACTTAAAGCTTAAGGCTTAAGGCTTGAAGGTCTGAGTCCTTTAAACGAAGCCAAACTCGTGGTGAGGATTGACGATGCTATCACCTGAGCTGCTGCCATTCCTGCAATGTGTTTTTTAGTAAGGGATGAAAAGTCGAGAGAGAGATCAGGGAGTTCAGTTGAGAGAGAGGTGAGTCACTTATGTGATGTGGCCAAATTCAAAGATGGCAAAtcaggaggaggagagagattgagataaattggtgagaatgagaTAGTAGGGTGAGGTGAGGTCGAGAGAGAGTGATTGAGTGAGGGTTCTATTTGGATTCAAcagttgagattaaatctcaagtTCTCAACCAAATCCAACGGCTGTTACaattccaaatatatatttcaaattaaataatatattttgttttatttcggttcggttcggttcgggattACCGAACGAATGAAAATGTGAGACCGATTTCCGTACCAAAATTTTAAGATCGGTTCAGGATTGGGTACCAAAATTTTCGGGATTTTTcggtttgagattttttttgttaggtTTGGAATTTTCAGtatttttttccacccctaaaCTTGCTCCGTCTCTATTCTTTCGGTACTCATCCCTCTATTTGCAAGGTGAATATTGGAAGTGACaatcacaacttttttttttgcatggtgaaTGTGGCGTGCATATTGCATGTCATCCCATATGACATATGCGGCCGCGCACACACAATAATTATTGTATAGGGATAATGACATATATGGAACAAATTTACTGATACTATCGTGTTTCagtttaataatataatatttttttctgtTAGTTTCACTTTATAAGACATTGTATTATTGAAATGAAACACTACATAACGTTGAACTCGTTTCATGCAAGTTTTTTTCATGTTGAGATATTATCAGGCCCTATGAGTGACCCCAATTTTTGTGAGAGAAGGCCGCATACGAGCactataaatataattaaaatggAAAATTATTATTGTCATTTCAAAAATCTAATCGTGCACTCCTCGTAAAGGCATCTCCAATGAGAGATTCCAAATATCTTGAAATTAGCATTTTACATCTTATCTTTGCCAGAAAATTCTGCAACGGTGGAATGTTAAATTTTCCATCTTCGCTAGAAGGTGTAAATAATAACCTAAATTTACAttctttttttcctcttttgggGATGGGTCCTACTAATTATAGAGATAAAGTTAAATGGGATCTTAAATTCACATCTCTCTAGTTGGAATTGAACTTTCATTTATATTTACCAAAAATGTAAAATAGGATGGAAATATAGTTTTTGTATCTCAAATTTACATTTCTCCATGGTAGATGccctaaatatttttttctttctaaatatagaaatttgaaGTGCAAAATTACCATTGCTCTTTTATGTTAATATATTATTGCACATACGTATTAGCTGGTCATTGTATCTTGAAAATGAAATTTAGTTTAGATCAACAAACAATTCCAGCCATGCAATACTATGGTCTTGtggtattctttttcacttggaTGTGAGAGATCTTAGTTTTGAATCTTGTGGATGACGAATtagataccaaattaggttgcctattgtgtgacttagccgaactcccatttcctttaatataaaaatattgatgtactaaaaaaaaataaaaaacaaatccaTATTTCGACATAAGTcaattcttattttattttttagcataggttaataaaaacaaattagtaaaataatttttctcttcAAACAAAatcaatattaataaaatttcacTTCATTAACCACTCCTTAACATCGTAAAAGGTTtgtgttaaaaatattttatgacctaaaacaaattacctCTTTTTATTAGCTAATTCTTAGATTAGATAATTTaatatgggtaaattacatagtagcccctcaggtttgaggtctattgcaatcttatacaacatctttaaaacatttcactttcataccttaagtaccattttatttcaaaataatacatctgttaGATTTTCTGTCTattaatccgttaaatgctaacgtggctgccacatttgtgccacgtgactGCCAAATGTGAGCCACGTggcaataataataattttttaatttttttttaaacctaaatcttctaaattaaaaaaaaaaaaaaaaaaaaaaaaaaaaactgaaactttaTCCCTCCTCTTCCTACCCTCTTTTCCCCTCAACCCccaccatcttcatcttcttccctgcaacccaggagagagagaaagaaagaaaaaaaaaaaagcccttcAGTTTGTCTTCCCCACCCCTCATCCTCCTCCTGTCTTCTCCCCCATTTTCATATTCTTCCCCCGACCCCCTACCTGCAacccaggaaaaaaaaaaactcagatACCATCATCGCCGGGTTCGTGAGGTGGGAGGAATGggtgtggatttaaggagtggggGGTGTAtagaggagggaagagggtgggtgTGGAGGGGGGTTGAGTCGCGGGGGGAGGGAGGGGGTTTTTTCTTTCTGGGTTTGGGGGGGTTCGCGGGGGCAGGGGGTGgattttttctttctgggttgGGGGGTTCACGGGGGTGGAGGATGGTAGACGATGCATGGGATCTTGGTTCGCGCAGGGGGAGAAGGGGGGGATCTGGGTTCGCGCGGGGGGAGGGGCGGATTATGGGTTTCACGGGGGGAGGATAAGGAGGGGGGTTAATGGGATCTGGGTGTGGGGGGGATATGGGATTGgggttcttcttctttttcttttttttatgggttttgggttgaagGTGCAGGTATGGGGGCGAGGAGAtgggaggaagaagaatgaggaagaagaagaagagaagaagaaagaggaggagaagaagaaaaaaaaaaaaaaaataaaaaaaaaaaaatatatatatatatatatatatgtgtgtgtgtggcagacaggtttctaaaaaaaattaaaaaattattatttttgccacgtggctcacatttggcagccacgtggcacaaatgtggcagccacgtcagcatttaacggattaatggacggaaaatctaacggatgtattattttgaaataaaatggtacttgaggtatgaaagtgaaatgttttaaagatgttgtataagattgcaatagacctcaaacctgaggggctactatgtaatttacccatttaatATTATCTCTAACTATAAATCGTTGTGCATCTGATCTGTTCATTTTCTCTCTATCCTAGAAATCTTCTTCTCTGTTCATtgctttattttataatatCTGAGATTATGTTGAGACTTGATGATCCAAGCATGGTACGAGGGCTTGTTGCTCATGgccaaggattgtctgccctccttgtttCCATATCCTCTCATGCCttcttgttttgtgtggtcatggttacgccacgtcaacattttatattattttttatagatataataagacaaaatgaatagtaatataaaatgttgacgtggcttaaccgtgaccacacaaacaggagggcatgggagggcacaggaacaaggagggcagacaatccttgtccgttgGCCCATATATATCTGAAGCCAAATGACAGCAACATATGTTTTATGTCACTTATTTTGTGTTATtcacatgtttaatttaaaattcattCACAGGTAAGGATGTGAAAAATATCACACATTGaaagtttaccaaaatttcaTAAACTTATAAAAAAATACTTCAATATacgattaattaattaatttataatgaAATCTCAATTTTCTTCCTTTATATTACATTAATTCAACCTATTTATTCCAGTATCAACACTTCGTTGTTGAGAGCGGATAAATTTCCATGGCCTTTAGCTCATATGGAATAAAACAAACCGACAACTTTTTTCAATGTTGGCGGAGCTGAGAGCAGACAAATTCCATTGCCAATATTTATCAAGGTACGTAATTAAGTACAATATGCAGCACTGTTCTTGCAAATCGATCAAACGTGCTTTATTCTCTTTTATtatttgtattaatttttatttaatagtGATTAAATATGGTAAACAATGGCGTATGAACGCGGGCTTGCCAGAAAGTCTGGCAGCTCACCTGCTACCCTCCAATGAACTTGTTCAACATATAaatgtattttgttttttttcagaatCTGAGAGAGTCAGATCAAAGATTAGATGCTCAAAACTGTAtttcttaacaaaaaaaaaaacatttaaaataccatttcgaatagaaaaaaaaacccttatcGAActgttagaccatctccaatggtggcTTATAACCTAAATTTTCCCCTTTTTTCCCCCTCCAAATCCActccaacccaaaacctaaaacttaaaatgaaggtaaatataggTCACAAATTTAGCACACAAAAGCTGTTGGGACCCACGGATGAGAGTGAAAAGTGGGCCTTGTCTTGTAGCCAACGACTACTTTTCTTCATcgggtggtggtggtaattggaccgttggttaatccaacggtccacattcaatttttttttatatttatatatttatcgaATCCAACGACTtaaatcgaatataatcaaatctaacggtaaaaaaaaaagatctaacggtccaagtttaaatccaatggctagaataatcttaaaatttatcggaatttaaatatttttttccaacggctagaataattttttttttaagtttatgtggtttatcatgattttcatatattgatttagtgatttttcaaaatttattggaatttaaatatttttaggttaaaatgttcataaaataaatttagaatagtctacataatttttttttttaaagttaatttaaaaa
This window contains:
- the LOC103425666 gene encoding uncharacterized protein isoform X2, with translation MRENTRENMSNRNSHPRPAGSKGFPKPQKVFVPKNPDHNNPIPREPNPNPTLSTSLRQSLSKQQSNPETSPAASAPPSGSRVRMGEKGEWVPSRAQGGNFVSYLPQDEAVAAGLGANEGGLDALESQRVVDLLNRELSRLLKLNPKEFWRQVASDASLHEFLDSFLQFRSRWYDFAHRGAKELVAGVIVGEFELSRRVFMVLYRMDPGARLADILSPKDHEVLLQEKKLLGLPTLLDICAIYGHENEDLTRVLVGNAVKAHTRIHDNLTAVASHFLSIVQTMYQRSSSALETLFSHGNSGVHGSSRLLADLLEVSCFLFLLIELIRTTDSILILPLLLFST
- the LOC103425666 gene encoding uncharacterized protein isoform X1; the protein is MRENTRENMSNRNSHPRPAGSKGFPKPQKVFVPKNPDHNNPIPREPNPNPTLSTSLRQSLSKQQSNPETSPAASAPPSGSRVRMGEKGEWVPSRAQGGNFVSYLPQDEAVAAGLGANEGGLDALESQRVVDLLNRELSRLLKLNPKEFWRQVASDASLHEFLDSFLQFRSRWYDFAHRGAKELVAGVIVGEFELSRRVFMVLYRISSNRDPGARLADILSPKDHEVLLQEKKLLGLPTLLDICAIYGHENEDLTRVLVGNAVKAHTRIHDNLTAVASHFLSIVQTMYQRSSSALETLFSHGNSGVHGSSRLLADLLEVSCFLFLLIELIRTTDSILILPLLLFST